A single Vibrio sp. YMD68 DNA region contains:
- a CDS encoding chemotaxis protein CheV: MTGVLDSVNQRTQLVGQNRLELLTFRLMGRQRYGINVFKVKEVLQCPKLTSMPNLNPLVKGVAHIRGQTISVIDLSLAIGGRPTTDIDKCFVVISEFNRTIQGFLVSSVERIINMHWESILPPPDGAGKANYLTAVTNIDNELVEILDVEKILAEIAPVDEKMDESIGAEIAQAETEKEIVRRILIADDSTVARKQVERAIVSIGFEAIAVKDGKEAYDKLVEMAAEGSIYDQISLVISDIEMPEMDGYTLTAEIRRNSDLKDLYVILHSSLSGVFNQAMVERVGANAFIAKFNPDELGNAVKTALTK, encoded by the coding sequence ATGACCGGTGTTCTTGATTCAGTGAATCAGCGTACTCAACTTGTCGGTCAAAACCGATTGGAACTACTGACGTTCAGATTAATGGGGCGTCAACGTTATGGTATTAACGTATTTAAAGTAAAAGAAGTACTTCAATGTCCTAAACTTACTTCAATGCCAAATCTAAACCCCTTAGTGAAGGGTGTTGCTCATATCCGTGGTCAAACCATTTCTGTCATCGATTTGAGCCTTGCGATTGGTGGTAGGCCAACAACCGATATTGATAAATGCTTTGTCGTTATTTCGGAGTTTAACCGAACGATTCAAGGATTCCTGGTGAGCTCTGTAGAGCGCATTATTAATATGCACTGGGAGTCAATTTTGCCCCCACCAGACGGTGCTGGTAAAGCCAACTACTTGACGGCTGTTACCAATATTGACAATGAACTGGTCGAGATCCTTGATGTAGAAAAAATCCTTGCAGAAATTGCGCCAGTTGACGAAAAAATGGATGAATCTATCGGGGCTGAAATAGCGCAAGCGGAAACCGAGAAAGAAATTGTTCGCCGGATCTTAATTGCTGATGACTCAACGGTTGCGCGTAAGCAGGTAGAAAGAGCAATTGTTTCTATAGGATTCGAAGCCATTGCCGTGAAAGACGGTAAAGAAGCGTACGATAAACTGGTTGAAATGGCAGCAGAGGGCAGTATTTACGATCAAATTTCTCTGGTCATTTCCGATATAGAAATGCCCGAAATGGATGGCTACACGCTCACGGCTGAAATTAGGCGTAATTCTGATTTGAAAGATCTGTACGTGATTTTACACTCGTCGTTAAGTGGTGTCTTTAATCAGGCGATGGTTGAACGAGTGGGTGCGAATGCATTTATCGCCAAATTTAACCCTGATGAACTGGGTAATGCGGTTAAAACTGCACTAACAAAATAA
- the flgA gene encoding flagellar basal body P-ring formation chaperone FlgA, producing MIYSKSHWYFVTITKCRAFYKFYCKSIGFLLILFSFFSYSATNEQIEAIQQSAENYILNHVEHPVGGQLQARAANIDSRVFATDCPAPLLASSSSLSNQSSNITVLIECSEDNWRLYVPVRITTLGPQVTLSSPLNRGEIISANDVTISMVDLHRFRRQGFSSLNMVIGAKVKRNLNVGSVIQDKDICVVCRNETVVIRAVKEGMAITTKGIALSDGVAGEQIRVKNSKSNRIIEGRVTGINQVTVQF from the coding sequence ATGATATATTCTAAATCACATTGGTATTTCGTTACCATAACTAAGTGTAGAGCTTTCTATAAGTTTTATTGCAAGTCTATCGGCTTTTTATTAATTTTATTTAGTTTTTTTAGCTATTCAGCCACCAACGAGCAGATTGAAGCCATTCAGCAAAGCGCTGAGAACTATATATTAAATCACGTTGAGCACCCTGTTGGCGGTCAGCTTCAAGCTAGGGCCGCTAATATTGATTCACGGGTTTTTGCCACCGATTGCCCTGCCCCATTATTAGCGTCATCTTCTTCACTTAGCAATCAATCCAGTAATATCACTGTCTTAATTGAGTGTTCAGAAGACAACTGGAGGCTCTATGTACCAGTGAGAATCACTACTTTGGGCCCTCAAGTGACACTATCCTCCCCTCTTAACCGAGGAGAAATCATTTCCGCTAATGATGTTACTATTAGTATGGTAGACCTACACCGTTTTCGTCGGCAAGGTTTTTCCTCACTAAATATGGTGATAGGGGCAAAAGTAAAACGAAACCTGAATGTCGGCAGTGTTATTCAAGACAAAGATATTTGTGTCGTTTGTAGAAATGAAACCGTCGTAATCCGAGCGGTCAAAGAAGGGATGGCGATCACAACCAAGGGGATCGCTTTATCCGATGGCGTCGCTGGTGAACAGATTAGGGTGAAAAATAGTAAATCCAACCGTATAATTGAAGGAAGGGTAACTGGGATTAATCAAGTCACGGTTCAATTTTGA
- the flgM gene encoding flagellar biosynthesis anti-sigma factor FlgM: MAGIDNIRSGQTMTSSTRSANRTESNASSRTQSAEKSGGSKQDAVSLSQQGKEIGEMHNQMATQTSFDAAKVSAIKEAIANGSYTVDSEKLADNMIKFEKELGGF, encoded by the coding sequence ATGGCAGGTATAGATAATATACGAAGCGGGCAGACGATGACTTCATCAACACGCAGCGCTAATCGTACTGAATCTAACGCATCAAGCAGGACGCAATCGGCTGAAAAGTCAGGTGGATCGAAGCAAGATGCGGTTTCTTTAAGCCAGCAAGGCAAAGAAATCGGTGAAATGCACAATCAAATGGCGACTCAAACAAGTTTTGACGCAGCAAAAGTCTCTGCGATTAAAGAAGCCATCGCTAATGGTTCTTATACCGTTGATTCAGAAAAACTGGCCGATAATATGATCAAGTTTGAAAAAGAACTTGGAGGCTTTTAA
- the flgN gene encoding flagellar export chaperone FlgN: protein MAALASLVEFQLKNAHELSALLSQEKVAITQRVSSDIERLAKEKVTLINQLQQTDQRIGTHPDVSSLTEEDGPLKQMVSQINSVIHDCQQANLVNGEALQRAQLSYNKLNNMMQQSHGKIGMTYNAGGQTHTLSTLGTNIKA, encoded by the coding sequence ATGGCAGCACTGGCAAGCTTGGTAGAATTCCAACTGAAAAATGCACATGAACTGTCAGCGTTACTTTCGCAAGAGAAAGTGGCGATAACTCAACGCGTCTCTAGTGATATCGAACGCCTCGCCAAAGAAAAAGTGACGCTCATTAATCAACTTCAACAAACCGATCAACGTATTGGTACCCATCCTGATGTTTCTAGCCTTACAGAAGAAGATGGGCCATTAAAACAAATGGTTAGCCAAATTAATTCCGTAATACACGACTGCCAACAAGCAAACCTGGTGAATGGCGAAGCGCTACAACGTGCCCAGCTTAGCTATAACAAACTGAACAATATGATGCAGCAAAGCCATGGAAAAATCGGCATGACCTACAATGCTGGCGGGCAAACTCATACCCTGTCTACTTTAGGGACGAATATAAAAGCCTAA
- the flgP gene encoding flagellar assembly lipoprotein FlgP, which translates to MSKWIVLLTTLIMVGCQPLATMRDNPWLTAVGYASISEQKGINDEEKQVRAMRASKIDAYRELAEQVYGMRVSGRADLKDQRLGTERTSGAVDGVIRGAEVVRSYKVGDSYVTELRLDVEKMDRLRTYGEVQQVPEKRQQTLF; encoded by the coding sequence ATGAGTAAATGGATAGTACTATTGACGACGTTGATCATGGTGGGGTGTCAGCCTTTGGCAACAATGCGTGATAATCCATGGTTAACCGCTGTGGGCTACGCGAGTATTAGTGAGCAAAAAGGCATCAATGATGAAGAGAAGCAAGTTAGAGCGATGCGAGCATCAAAGATTGACGCTTATCGAGAACTTGCTGAGCAGGTATATGGGATGCGTGTGAGCGGTCGAGCGGATCTTAAAGATCAACGCTTAGGAACCGAGCGAACATCAGGAGCGGTCGATGGCGTTATTCGCGGTGCTGAAGTCGTAAGAAGCTATAAAGTCGGCGATAGCTATGTGACGGAACTAAGGCTTGATGTCGAAAAAATGGATCGCTTAAGAACGTACGGTGAAGTTCAGCAAGTGCCAGAAAAAAGGCAGCAAACATTGTTTTAG
- a CDS encoding FlgO family outer membrane protein: MKKWLTLVPVLFLTACAFAPIYNGKEPYAGSQFMLMESPRHTMDFFVESLTEDLIVSNTSVSARTPIAVTSFVDLQNMDATNWLGNSVSEGFIHQFQRRGFKVVDFKTTGTIQVTQQGDFAFSRDWKDLAQEQEIQYILTGTMLRQEGGVLVNARVVGMQSRVVVATAQGFLPADRIGRDLDTLNSMRTEDGVLIRSDPTMTQPYTVILRP; encoded by the coding sequence ATGAAAAAATGGTTAACGTTAGTGCCTGTGCTGTTTTTAACCGCCTGTGCCTTCGCCCCGATTTATAACGGTAAAGAACCGTATGCCGGGTCTCAGTTTATGCTGATGGAAAGCCCTCGCCATACGATGGATTTTTTCGTTGAAAGCTTGACTGAAGATTTGATTGTCTCAAATACCAGTGTATCAGCACGAACGCCAATCGCGGTGACCTCGTTTGTTGATTTGCAAAACATGGATGCCACTAACTGGCTCGGCAATTCAGTGTCTGAAGGGTTCATCCATCAGTTTCAGCGCAGAGGTTTTAAGGTTGTCGACTTTAAAACGACGGGAACTATTCAGGTGACTCAGCAAGGCGACTTCGCTTTTAGCCGAGATTGGAAAGATTTGGCGCAAGAGCAAGAAATTCAGTACATTTTGACGGGAACGATGTTACGTCAAGAAGGTGGCGTTTTAGTGAATGCTCGAGTAGTCGGCATGCAATCGAGAGTCGTTGTTGCGACTGCCCAAGGGTTTTTACCTGCGGATCGTATTGGTCGTGATTTGGATACGCTAAACTCTATGCGTACGGAAGATGGCGTATTGATTCGCTCTGATCCAACAATGACACAGCCTTATACTGTGATTTTACGTCCATAG
- a CDS encoding flagellar assembly protein FlgT, which yields MKKNILLLFSMLYSLAYASTLQAAWYEVTGVSTVVSSEEVARVHALEDAIFKAVSFSGADIGSISNLRPFLESDKKEYQFTNHEVRYVLVEQQRVRKGVMSVRARIDIYPSATGCHVSQYKKTFLVGNIDLAAPQQAVMGKIYSLGDDFAHVINRQLDQESSSFVSVGTTDYEISKRYPERLKMIAQDTGAQYILGGVITDLTATIEQNLIRDDVINRQFALEMQIFDGKTGHEVYSRNYREVAKWPFAKTSQIDTKSARFWASTYGEMMLRVSRNIMLDLESEVSCKISLPEVVARFGNQVTIDLGRIHGVQEGDKLQLWHTGSFIDQNGLPRNKVSQSDITLTVSRVYENEAELKIDQPDLAGSIQIGDVMHKML from the coding sequence ATGAAAAAAAACATTTTACTCTTATTTTCAATGCTTTACTCATTAGCTTATGCATCAACACTTCAAGCTGCTTGGTATGAAGTGACTGGTGTATCAACCGTTGTCTCCTCTGAAGAGGTGGCAAGAGTCCATGCATTAGAAGACGCCATTTTTAAGGCGGTTAGCTTTTCAGGCGCAGATATAGGTAGTATCAGCAACCTGCGTCCATTCCTAGAGAGTGATAAAAAAGAGTATCAATTTACCAACCATGAAGTGCGCTATGTCCTCGTAGAGCAACAACGTGTACGCAAAGGCGTAATGTCTGTTCGAGCACGTATTGATATCTACCCATCGGCAACAGGTTGCCATGTTAGCCAGTATAAAAAGACATTTTTAGTCGGAAACATTGATCTTGCCGCCCCTCAACAAGCCGTCATGGGGAAGATCTACAGCCTTGGGGATGATTTCGCACACGTCATCAACCGCCAGCTCGATCAAGAATCGTCGAGTTTTGTCTCTGTAGGCACCACCGACTATGAAATCAGCAAGCGCTACCCAGAACGTTTAAAAATGATCGCTCAAGATACGGGGGCTCAATACATTCTTGGTGGGGTCATTACTGACCTGACTGCTACCATTGAACAAAATCTGATTCGAGACGATGTGATTAATCGACAATTCGCCTTAGAAATGCAAATATTTGATGGTAAAACAGGCCATGAAGTCTACAGTCGCAACTATCGAGAAGTCGCTAAGTGGCCATTTGCAAAGACAAGCCAAATCGACACGAAAAGCGCTCGCTTCTGGGCATCTACTTACGGTGAAATGATGCTTCGTGTGAGTCGAAATATCATGCTAGACCTTGAGTCTGAAGTTTCATGTAAAATTAGCTTACCCGAAGTCGTTGCTCGCTTTGGTAATCAAGTCACCATCGATTTAGGTCGAATTCACGGTGTTCAAGAAGGCGATAAGCTGCAGTTATGGCACACTGGATCCTTTATCGATCAAAACGGCTTACCGAGAAATAAAGTCTCTCAAAGTGACATAACACTGACCGTTTCACGCGTGTATGAAAACGAAGCTGAGTTAAAAATCGATCAACCGGATTTGGCAGGCAGCATTCAAATTGGCGACGTCATGCATAAAATGCTGTAG
- a CDS encoding NAD(P)/FAD-dependent oxidoreductase, producing MKKLSTQVVIIGAGPSGSIAASLLHKKGIDVRVIEKSVFPRFSIGESLLPACMEVIEQAGMTDAVINANFQYKDGAAFRKNGVYTAFNFEDKFSAGPGTTFQVQRGAFDKVLTDTAEAQGVAIDYQHELMGINFTDNSTILEVQVVDGERYQLEAQYVLDGSGFGRVLPKMLDLEEPSSLPPRKAIFTHINDHIAEADTALEYDRNKILISVHPTNPDVWYWLIPFSNGVSSFGVVGEPKFFESYPEDKIAAIKQLAMEEPGLAEILENAEYPNPAGEIGGYSANVKHLATDKYALLGNAGEFLDPVFSSGVTIAMKSAQFAVECVEKQLNGEKVDWDRDYADPLMVGVNTFRTYVEGWYSGTLQDVIFYQDPNPKIKQMVCSILAGYAWDQSNPYVKESKRRLTTLSEICRS from the coding sequence ATGAAAAAACTGTCAACTCAAGTAGTGATCATCGGAGCTGGGCCATCAGGGTCAATTGCCGCGTCTTTGCTTCATAAAAAAGGCATCGATGTTCGAGTGATTGAAAAGAGCGTATTCCCGCGCTTTTCTATTGGTGAAAGCCTATTACCCGCTTGCATGGAAGTGATTGAACAGGCTGGGATGACTGATGCAGTAATCAACGCCAACTTCCAATACAAAGATGGCGCAGCCTTTCGTAAAAATGGCGTGTACACCGCGTTTAATTTTGAAGATAAGTTCTCGGCTGGGCCGGGAACCACGTTTCAGGTTCAGCGAGGTGCCTTTGATAAGGTGTTAACAGACACGGCTGAAGCGCAAGGTGTCGCTATTGATTACCAACATGAGTTGATGGGCATTAATTTCACCGACAACAGCACCATTTTAGAGGTTCAAGTAGTTGATGGAGAGCGCTATCAATTAGAAGCTCAATACGTGCTGGATGGCAGTGGCTTTGGCCGAGTACTACCGAAAATGCTTGATTTGGAAGAGCCGTCCTCGCTTCCACCTCGTAAAGCTATTTTCACGCACATTAACGATCATATTGCAGAGGCGGATACCGCTCTTGAATATGACCGAAATAAAATTTTGATCTCGGTGCACCCAACCAACCCTGACGTTTGGTATTGGTTGATCCCGTTTAGCAACGGAGTGTCTTCATTTGGTGTGGTAGGGGAGCCGAAGTTCTTTGAATCTTACCCAGAAGACAAGATTGCCGCGATTAAGCAGTTAGCAATGGAAGAGCCGGGTTTGGCTGAGATACTGGAAAATGCAGAGTATCCAAACCCTGCGGGCGAAATCGGTGGTTATTCTGCCAACGTAAAACACCTGGCGACGGATAAGTACGCGTTGCTTGGCAATGCTGGTGAGTTCCTTGATCCTGTATTTTCATCAGGCGTGACGATTGCGATGAAGTCGGCTCAGTTTGCGGTTGAGTGCGTGGAAAAGCAGCTCAATGGTGAGAAGGTTGATTGGGACCGTGATTATGCGGATCCGCTGATGGTTGGCGTAAACACCTTTAGAACGTATGTTGAAGGGTGGTACTCAGGTACCTTGCAGGATGTGATTTTCTATCAAGACCCCAACCCGAAGATTAAGCAAATGGTGTGTTCTATTTTGGCTGGTTACGCATGGGATCAAAGTAACCCCTATGTGAAAGAATCAAAACGCCGACTGACGACACTGTCGGAGATATGCCGAAGCTAG